A single Anopheles maculipalpis chromosome 3RL, idAnoMacuDA_375_x, whole genome shotgun sequence DNA region contains:
- the LOC126563252 gene encoding biogenesis of lysosome-related organelles complex 1 subunit 2, whose translation MEEEYGVTDSPRKGPTLSTSTSSFEPFDAHDPNLSRLATKMFQKTGEYITHELASTVDDYKLIENMNSAMMGKVADMRQMSQSIAVKNAELNQKYEELKPLLQRIDDIESTVDKLEAAAYQLDSYTIRLENKFKSLKAKQ comes from the exons ATGGAGGAAGAGTACGGTGTTACCGATTCGCCTCGGAAAGGACCCACCCTGTCCACGTCAACCTCCAGCTTCGAACCGTTCGACGCCCACGATCCGAACCTTTCCCGGCTGGCGACCAAAATGTTCCAAAAGACTGGGGAATACATTACGCACGAGTTGGCCTCGACGGTGGACGATTACAAGCTGATCGAAAACATGAACAGTGCCATGATGGGTAAGGTGGCCGATATGCGGCAAATGTCGCAATCGATTGCAGTAAAAAACGCAGAACTGAATCAAAAATATGAGGAGCTG AAACCATTACTGCAGAGGATTGATGATATTGAATCGACGGTGGACAAGCTTGAGGCAGCCGCGTACCAACTCGATTCGTACACGATCCGTTTGGAGAACAAATTTAAGTCGCTTAAAGCCAAGCAGTAG